A genomic region of Runella rosea contains the following coding sequences:
- a CDS encoding porin family protein has translation MKKVIFVLSMFAAFSGSEVIAQKNVSFGPIVGVNFSKLTGNQLYSDWKTGSTAGIFINYSGESRFGVNGQVLYSRMGGESPNGASKGHLDYLQIPIMGTYYLNDRGNKFRPKVMLGPYIGFLLKAVNESDVSINPEGSTRPFKGVDGGAAMGAGFNYAIGRMVWLNADVRYNLGLTQVMNTVSDVHNRSWGINVGLSFPLGEYSPSTGTLR, from the coding sequence ATGAAAAAAGTAATTTTTGTTTTATCCATGTTCGCGGCGTTTTCAGGCAGCGAAGTTATTGCCCAAAAAAATGTTTCTTTCGGCCCTATTGTCGGCGTTAACTTTTCGAAGTTAACGGGCAACCAACTGTATTCTGATTGGAAAACAGGCTCTACGGCTGGTATTTTTATAAACTACAGCGGGGAAAGTAGATTTGGGGTCAATGGTCAAGTGTTATATTCAAGAATGGGAGGCGAATCTCCCAACGGCGCTTCTAAAGGCCATTTGGATTATCTCCAAATTCCCATCATGGGAACCTATTATCTCAATGACCGGGGAAATAAATTTCGTCCTAAAGTAATGTTAGGACCATACATTGGCTTTCTGCTAAAAGCCGTCAATGAAAGCGATGTATCCATTAACCCTGAAGGCTCAACTCGCCCGTTCAAAGGGGTAGATGGTGGCGCTGCCATGGGCGCAGGGTTTAATTATGCCATTGGGCGTATGGTGTGGCTGAATGCGGATGTAAGATATAATCTCGGCCTGACGCAAGTGATGAACACCGTCAGCGATGTTCATAATCGGTCGTGGGGTATCAACGTAGGTCTAAGTTTTCCTTTGGGAGAATATAGCCCAAGCACAGGAACCCTGCGCTAG
- a CDS encoding RNA polymerase sigma factor yields MFLKIFRRKTALTDAEYLSDYRRTGDLTGLGELYERHMDMVFAVCFRYLRQEDEAKDAVMQVFEQLITDLKTHEVQNFKSWLHSVARNYCLMQLRQKRVAVGDEGIFEQEAYENFVAEPPEKEDWRIETQLSDLGDCLQILAQEQRRSVELFYFQQLCYQQIAEQTGFAITKVKSYLQNGKRNLKLCMEGKQHG; encoded by the coding sequence TTGTTTCTAAAAATATTTCGTCGTAAAACTGCCCTTACCGATGCCGAATACCTGTCGGACTACCGCCGCACGGGCGATTTGACGGGGCTGGGAGAGCTGTATGAACGGCACATGGACATGGTTTTTGCGGTGTGCTTTCGGTATTTGCGGCAAGAAGACGAAGCCAAAGACGCGGTAATGCAAGTGTTTGAACAATTGATTACGGATTTAAAAACTCACGAAGTTCAAAACTTCAAAAGCTGGTTGCACAGCGTAGCGCGAAATTATTGCCTGATGCAACTCCGCCAAAAACGGGTAGCGGTGGGAGATGAGGGCATTTTTGAGCAGGAAGCGTACGAAAATTTCGTGGCCGAACCGCCCGAAAAAGAGGATTGGCGAATAGAGACTCAATTGTCTGATTTGGGGGATTGCCTGCAAATCCTCGCGCAAGAGCAGCGCCGCAGCGTAGAGTTGTTTTATTTCCAACAGTTATGTTATCAACAGATTGCCGAGCAAACGGGTTTTGCAATCACCAAAGTCAAAAGTTATCTCCAAAATGGCAAGCGAAATTTGAAACTGTGCATGGAGGGCAAACAACATGGCTAA
- a CDS encoding carboxypeptidase-like regulatory domain-containing protein, producing MAKPKKYIEPSIEQLRRYVAGELTPAEQYQIEKAALENERMDDTIEGLRAIKKANVEDKKALKELRERLHQRVEKKQQSWLPYYYASAAAVVLVVGLGWWMALKKEMPGKASSAIAQRQPSPILKPESVPAVVGNQPSSIESSANTEHFAPKPASTSKKEAATEIAAALKPTLTLEEKTNDVPALEAAPATVQVQDSGKNEAGSAQIPEKVEMAPTAALAKRSAFSAVKNEAVFTVRGKVLTANLQALPGVALQLKNQLRGVSTDAGGNFVLPNVRRGDEITVLSVGFEKMQLTVSDSVIAPIVLKEDEQPLSEVVVSAPPRNAKIMNREVGPQNGWKKYKDYLENSAKAYIAQNPQAPRGQVKLSFVVTSSGELVDFKAINKADSQLFEEAIRIVKSGDSWEPGLRSGQLVADKVLVSVRFE from the coding sequence ATGGCTAAACCTAAAAAATACATCGAACCATCAATTGAGCAACTGCGCCGTTATGTGGCGGGGGAGTTGACGCCTGCTGAGCAATATCAAATTGAAAAAGCGGCGTTGGAAAACGAGCGGATGGATGATACAATTGAAGGATTACGGGCGATAAAAAAAGCTAATGTTGAAGATAAAAAAGCCCTAAAGGAGTTACGTGAGCGACTTCATCAACGCGTAGAAAAAAAGCAACAATCGTGGCTGCCGTACTATTATGCCTCGGCAGCGGCGGTGGTGTTGGTTGTGGGGTTGGGTTGGTGGATGGCCTTGAAGAAGGAAATGCCCGGGAAGGCTTCATCCGCCATTGCGCAACGACAACCGTCACCTATACTAAAACCTGAATCAGTGCCTGCTGTAGTGGGAAATCAACCGTCCTCGATTGAGTCATCGGCGAATACTGAGCATTTTGCCCCTAAGCCTGCGTCCACGTCCAAAAAAGAGGCTGCGACAGAAATTGCGGCGGCACTCAAACCAACGCTGACTTTGGAAGAAAAAACGAATGATGTGCCCGCGCTGGAGGCCGCACCTGCGACCGTACAAGTGCAAGATTCGGGGAAAAATGAGGCTGGAAGCGCCCAAATACCCGAGAAAGTTGAGATGGCTCCGACGGCGGCATTAGCCAAAAGAAGTGCGTTTAGCGCGGTCAAAAACGAAGCTGTTTTTACGGTTCGTGGTAAGGTGCTAACCGCCAATCTGCAGGCGCTGCCAGGAGTGGCACTACAACTTAAAAATCAGTTGAGGGGCGTGAGTACCGATGCGGGAGGCAATTTTGTATTACCAAATGTACGCCGAGGCGACGAAATCACGGTCTTATCGGTGGGGTTTGAGAAAATGCAGCTTACCGTCAGTGATTCCGTTATTGCCCCCATTGTATTGAAAGAAGATGAGCAGCCTTTGAGTGAAGTAGTAGTAAGCGCCCCGCCAAGAAATGCTAAAATAATGAACCGAGAGGTTGGTCCTCAAAACGGTTGGAAAAAGTACAAAGACTACCTTGAGAATTCAGCCAAGGCCTATATTGCCCAAAATCCTCAGGCACCAAGAGGGCAAGTTAAGCTTTCTTTTGTGGTAACTTCTTCGGGAGAGTTGGTTGATTTTAAGGCTATTAATAAAGCAGATTCGCAGCTTTTTGAAGAAGCAATACGCATCGTCAAAAGCGGTGATTCTTGGGAGCCTGGTTTGCGAAGCGGGCAATTGGTGGCCGATAAAGTATTGGTATCGGTTCGGTTTGAGTAA
- a CDS encoding SDR family oxidoreductase, whose translation MSDKTKIALITGGTKGIGYGIAEMLIKDGMRVAITGRSEETLQEALQQLNQLKEGYVLGIVADVRDFESQQNAVQQVVEQWGALDVLVANAGVGHFAPMESLTVEQWQETIDINLTGVFYSVKAALPALKNSKGYLITIASLAGTNFFANGAAYNASKFGLVGFTQAVMLDVRNDGIKVTTIMPGSVATNFNNHEPSEKDAWKIQPEDIGQMVVDLLKMNPRTLPSKIEVRPTMPK comes from the coding sequence ATGTCTGATAAAACTAAAATTGCCCTCATTACAGGAGGGACCAAAGGCATCGGTTACGGAATCGCCGAAATGCTCATCAAAGACGGTATGCGTGTGGCCATTACTGGGCGTAGTGAAGAGACATTGCAAGAAGCTCTTCAGCAATTAAATCAGCTCAAGGAAGGCTATGTGTTGGGTATAGTGGCCGATGTACGTGATTTTGAATCACAGCAAAATGCCGTCCAGCAGGTAGTTGAACAATGGGGTGCGTTGGATGTTTTGGTGGCTAATGCGGGTGTCGGGCATTTTGCGCCTATGGAATCCTTGACGGTAGAACAGTGGCAAGAAACCATTGACATCAATCTCACGGGCGTGTTTTACAGCGTAAAAGCCGCTTTGCCCGCCCTAAAAAACTCAAAAGGTTACCTGATTACCATTGCAAGTTTGGCGGGTACAAACTTCTTTGCCAACGGCGCGGCTTACAATGCCAGCAAATTTGGGCTGGTTGGTTTTACGCAGGCTGTAATGCTTGACGTAAGAAACGACGGCATTAAAGTGACAACCATAATGCCTGGTTCGGTGGCTACAAATTTTAATAATCATGAGCCTTCCGAAAAGGATGCCTGGAAAATTCAGCCCGAAGACATCGGTCAGATGGTGGTTGATTTGCTCAAAATGAATCCGCGTACGTTACCGAGTAAAATTGAGGTTCGTCCTACGATGCCTAAGTAG
- a CDS encoding vWA domain-containing protein produces the protein MKTKFFCLIFSVLALYACAQSAPVTVTGIVSEAGTKVPLAGATVFIKNTKTGTITDAQGRYAIRAKTGDKLLFSFIGYQATERKIGTDLVINVALKADNQPLQEVAVVTGRAAPNAKMQTFAVQPAAMPSLMHDGQFNTEEYKALNENIFHDAKKNPLTTFSIDVDRAAYSNVRRMLNLGQFPQRDVVRIEELVNYFDYDYPQPKGEHPVAIHTEISDSPWNKGLKLAHIGLQAKTIPTAHLPASNLVFLVDVSGSMNWVNKLPLVKEAFKLLVDQLRPNDRVAIVVYAGAAGTVLPSTPGNQTATIKDALDKLSAGGSTAGGEGIKLAYKIAQENFIKGGNNRVILASDGDFNVGVSSEGELQQIVEEKRKSGVYLSVLGFGMGNYKDNKMETLADKGNGNYAYIDNLQEAQKVFVHEFGGTLFTVAKDVKLQLEFNPKFVKGYRLIGYENRMLKNEEFHDDKKDAGEMGSGHTVTALYEIIPAGVESAYLAKVDDLKYQKPTEATSASDEVLTIKLRYKQPDSEISRLFEVPVRDTHTPFMRTSDNFRFAAAVAEWGLLLRKSEFKGSATYEQVIQIAQNALAKDPEGYRAEFVRLVKLAQSLDKKDIVAQKEE, from the coding sequence ATGAAAACAAAATTCTTTTGCCTGATTTTTAGCGTATTGGCGCTTTACGCCTGCGCCCAGTCTGCGCCTGTTACGGTGACGGGAATCGTGTCGGAAGCAGGCACCAAAGTACCACTTGCGGGAGCGACTGTCTTTATCAAAAATACCAAAACGGGCACCATCACCGACGCACAAGGCAGGTATGCCATCCGTGCCAAAACGGGGGACAAACTCCTATTCTCATTCATTGGCTACCAAGCTACCGAACGAAAAATCGGGACCGATTTGGTGATAAATGTAGCGTTGAAAGCAGACAATCAACCACTTCAAGAAGTAGCAGTCGTGACTGGAAGAGCCGCACCTAATGCTAAAATGCAAACATTTGCGGTACAGCCCGCGGCAATGCCAAGCCTGATGCACGACGGCCAATTCAACACAGAAGAATACAAGGCATTGAACGAGAATATTTTTCACGATGCCAAGAAAAACCCCTTAACTACTTTTTCTATTGATGTAGACCGGGCGGCTTACAGCAACGTGCGCCGAATGCTTAATTTGGGGCAATTTCCCCAACGGGACGTCGTACGTATCGAAGAACTGGTTAACTATTTTGATTACGATTATCCTCAACCCAAAGGCGAACATCCCGTAGCTATCCACACCGAGATTTCGGATTCGCCCTGGAATAAAGGATTGAAATTGGCGCACATTGGATTACAAGCCAAAACCATTCCGACCGCTCATCTACCCGCCTCCAATCTGGTATTTTTAGTCGACGTGTCAGGTTCCATGAACTGGGTCAATAAATTGCCGTTGGTCAAAGAAGCCTTCAAACTCCTCGTTGACCAGCTTCGCCCCAACGACCGAGTGGCCATCGTGGTATACGCTGGCGCGGCTGGAACGGTCTTACCCTCCACACCAGGCAATCAAACGGCCACCATCAAAGATGCCCTCGACAAACTCAGCGCGGGCGGCTCCACGGCAGGCGGCGAAGGCATCAAACTGGCTTACAAAATTGCGCAAGAGAATTTTATCAAGGGCGGCAATAACCGCGTGATATTGGCGAGCGACGGTGATTTTAACGTGGGTGTTTCGAGCGAGGGAGAATTGCAGCAAATTGTGGAAGAAAAACGCAAAAGCGGCGTGTATTTGAGCGTTTTAGGCTTTGGAATGGGCAATTACAAAGACAATAAGATGGAAACGCTGGCCGACAAAGGCAACGGCAACTACGCTTACATCGACAACTTGCAGGAAGCCCAAAAAGTATTTGTACATGAATTTGGCGGAACGCTCTTTACCGTCGCTAAAGATGTAAAACTACAGTTGGAGTTTAATCCCAAATTTGTCAAAGGTTACCGTTTGATTGGTTACGAAAATCGAATGCTCAAAAATGAAGAATTTCACGATGACAAAAAAGATGCGGGCGAAATGGGCAGTGGCCATACCGTAACTGCCCTCTACGAAATCATCCCTGCGGGCGTAGAAAGCGCCTATTTGGCCAAAGTCGATGACTTAAAGTACCAAAAACCAACTGAGGCGACCTCTGCTTCGGATGAAGTTTTGACGATAAAACTGCGCTACAAACAACCCGACAGCGAAATCAGCCGTTTGTTTGAAGTTCCAGTACGCGATACACACACGCCTTTTATGCGTACTTCTGACAATTTCCGTTTTGCAGCGGCCGTGGCCGAATGGGGATTATTGCTGCGAAAATCTGAATTTAAGGGTAGCGCTACCTACGAGCAGGTGATTCAAATCGCACAAAATGCATTAGCTAAAGACCCAGAGGGGTATCGAGCAGAGTTTGTGCGCTTGGTTAAGTTGGCGCAATCACTGGATAAAAAGGACATTGTTGCCCAAAAAGAAGAATAA